The window TCGCGCCTTTCGAGGGTTGGGGGAACGATCAAACGCAAACGGCGGGCCGCCTCAGGCTGCGAGCAATTGCTCGGTCGGTCAGCTCGATGTTCGGAAGAGCATGGAGCGTTACAGCAAGCGGTTCGAGCGCGCAACGCAGCACTGAAACGGGTTCGTGGTGGTTGACGCCTAGAACTCCGCGGCGATCAAACTGTTCGCGCCTCCGGGTCTGGCAATTCCCATGTGATGCACTTGGTGAGCCAAGGTCAGCTTTCGAACAGAAAGCTGATGAGGGTCACGCGATCAGCTATTTCCGACACTGGCACTTTTCGGACGTCACAACCGGACTCAGGGATGTCTGCTGTTGCAGCAAGAGCGGAAGTCGTGATTGCGTCGCCCGACTTCCGTTTTTGACCGATTGTGTTGATTTAGTTTGCGGTTGATCAACGTTGGCCGGCGTGATTCCATCCTTGTGTTGCTTTGCGGAGGGGCAGGACGATGATGGGGATGCAGACGTCGCCGGCACGGCTGTTCTACGATTTCTGCCTCGATGACCACGTTCCCGGCGATCACCTGCTTCGTCGCATCGACCAGTTCCTCGAACTTGAGACGGTGCGCTCGGAACTAAAGCCGTTCTACAGCACCATTGGCCGCCCCTCGATTGATCCTGAGCTGATGATGCGGATGCTGATCGTCGGCTATTGCATGGGCATCCGATCCGAACGGCGGCTGTGCGATGAGGTCCATCTCAACCTGGCCTATCGCTGGTTTTGTCGTCTGGGGCTCGACGGCAAGGTGCCGGACCACTCCACCTTCTCGCGCAACCGCCATGGCCGGTTCCGGCAGAGTGATATCCTGCGGCATTTGTTCGAGGCGGTGGTGGGGCGGTGCCTGCGCGAAGGTCTTGTTGGCGGTGAGGGGTTCGCGGTGGACGCGAGCCTGATCGCAGCCGATGCCAACAAGCAGCGGTCCATCCCCGGAGATCAGTGGCGGGTCGATGACCTTGGCGCCGATGCCGGGCAGGCTGTTCGCGAGTATCTGGCAACCCTGGACGATGCTGCTTTCGGCGCTGCCAGCGAGGTGACGCCGAAGTTCATCTCGCCTTCGGATCCAGCCGCGCAGTGGACCGGCGCCCATAAGGGGCACGCCTTCTTCGCCTACGCAACCAACTACCTGATCGACACGGAGAACGCTGTCATTCTCGACGTCGAAGCCAGCCGAGCCATCCGCCAGGCGGAGGTCGGAGCCTCACGCACTATGATCGATCGAACCACCAAACGCTTTGGCCTCAGGCCCCGGTACCTTGCTGCCGACAGCGCCTATGGCTCGGCTGCGAACCTGGCCTGGCTGGTCAAGGAGCGGCAGATCGAACCGCACATCCCGGTGTTCGACAAGTCCAACCGGACCGACGGCACCTTCTCGCGATCCGACTTCGTCTTCGACGCTGAACGCAACCACTACACCTGCCCACAGGGCAATTTGCTGGTGCAGTTCAGGCGAACCTTCGCGACGCCGCGCTCGGGCATCACCAAAGACGGAACGCGGCTATACCGATCGAGCAAGTCTGATTGCCAGGGCTGCGCCCTCAAGGCGAAGTGCTGTCCGAACACGCCGCAGCGCAAAGTGCCGCGTGACCTCGACGAAGATGCTCGTGATGTCGTCCGAGCTCTGGCAAACACGCCGGCCTACGAACGTTCGCGGCATCGCCGGAAGAAGATCGAGATGCTGTTCGCCCATCTCAAGCGCATCCTTAGACTCGGTCGCCTCAGATTGCGCGGCCCCAACGGCGCACGAGACGAATTCCTCCTCGCCGCCACCGCCCAAAACCTGAGAAAGCTCGCAAAGCTTCGACCGATGCCGGCCGTCTGCCCTCTGGGGGCATGACGATGCACACGATCAAGGGGCTGAGGCCTCCATGAACGGCCCGGATTAGAAACATCGCCTCTATAAATAGACGTGGGACCGGAAAGGACCGGCTCGAATGCAACGCGGCGACTAAATCAACAATATCGACCCCAACCGGACATTAGACCGAGCCGCAATCCGGCCTCCCCCCTCCTCAAAGTGAGGACCGCACGATCGGACCGTGCTATTCTTGAACAGGCTCCCTCTCGCAGAGGATTTGAATTCGACGGCCACAAGGCATGGTTGCGTGCGGCGCGGGCTGCCCTGCGGCTCACCGGTTGGCTTTCGGTCCTCTTCGTCGCCCTTGGCCTTCGACGGCCTTCGGTAGTAAACTGGACGCGCTCTGTTGGACGATGATGTCGTCTTCGACCCAGTACGGACTGGCAATAGACCTGAATGCGAAAGGCATAGGGCGCACTCAACGCTGAAATCCGAAAAATCGTGCCTTTCCGAAAAATCGTGCTAAGCGTCCTGCGATACATTGTGGGGAAGCACGATGTCGCTTTCTCTTACGGTGCGCCAAGGTCTTTTTCTTGCCGAGGATGTCTCCGCGGTGGTTCGCATCACACAACCACAGTTCGTCAAGACGGCG is drawn from Nitrobacteraceae bacterium AZCC 2146 and contains these coding sequences:
- a CDS encoding transposase (product_source=COG3666; cog=COG3666; pfam=PF05598,PF13751), whose amino-acid sequence is MMGMQTSPARLFYDFCLDDHVPGDHLLRRIDQFLELETVRSELKPFYSTIGRPSIDPELMMRMLIVGYCMGIRSERRLCDEVHLNLAYRWFCRLGLDGKVPDHSTFSRNRHGRFRQSDILRHLFEAVVGRCLREGLVGGEGFAVDASLIAADANKQRSIPGDQWRVDDLGADAGQAVREYLATLDDAAFGAASEVTPKFISPSDPAAQWTGAHKGHAFFAYATNYLIDTENAVILDVEASRAIRQAEVGASRTMIDRTTKRFGLRPRYLAADSAYGSAANLAWLVKERQIEPHIPVFDKSNRTDGTFSRSDFVFDAERNHYTCPQGNLLVQFRRTFATPRSGITKDGTRLYRSSKSDCQGCALKAKCCPNTPQRKVPRDLDEDARDVVRALANTPAYERSRHRRKKIEMLFAHLKRILRLGRLRLRGPNGARDEFLLAATAQNLRKLAKLRPMPAVCPLGA
- a CDS encoding molybdopterin biosynthesis enzyme (product_source=COG0303; cog=COG0303) is translated as MSLSLTVRQGLFLAEDVSAVVRITQPQFVKTAFAGAAFDRDLAFASIVA